The following are from one region of the Amycolatopsis sp. QT-25 genome:
- a CDS encoding sirohydrochlorin chelatase — translation MTPSPTPPLVAVAHGSRDPRSAATIRALLDVSRALAPGIDIRESFLDLSRPLLADALRGLYAEGHREVVVVPLLLGVAYHARVDLPALVAEVTADCPGLDVRVSGVLGIDPLIEAVALDRLAEAGAELDDPGLGVLLAGVGSSNVAANDAVAGITTRWHLRRGLLATPAFAGAAQPDVPAAIARLRLHGAQRLAVAGWFLAPGLLPDRIARLAREADPAVIVAAPLGPDPRIARLVLDRYAAAAARLAA, via the coding sequence ATGACCCCAAGCCCCACTCCGCCCCTGGTCGCGGTCGCCCACGGCAGCCGCGATCCGCGATCCGCCGCGACCATCCGCGCCCTGCTCGACGTCTCCCGCGCGCTGGCGCCGGGTATCGACATCCGCGAGTCCTTCTTGGACCTCTCGCGGCCGTTGCTCGCCGATGCCCTGCGCGGGTTGTACGCCGAGGGACATCGCGAGGTCGTCGTGGTGCCCCTGTTGCTCGGTGTCGCGTACCACGCCCGGGTCGATCTGCCCGCGCTCGTCGCCGAGGTGACCGCGGATTGCCCTGGCCTCGACGTGCGGGTTTCCGGGGTGCTGGGCATCGACCCGCTGATCGAGGCGGTCGCGCTGGACCGGCTCGCCGAGGCGGGCGCCGAGCTGGACGATCCCGGCCTGGGTGTCCTGCTGGCCGGTGTCGGCTCGTCGAACGTCGCGGCGAACGACGCGGTCGCCGGGATCACCACCCGCTGGCACCTGCGCCGCGGGCTCCTCGCGACACCCGCCTTCGCCGGCGCCGCGCAGCCGGACGTGCCCGCCGCCATCGCGCGGTTGCGGCTCCACGGCGCACAGCGGCTCGCGGTCGCGGGCTGGTTCCTCGCGCCGGGGCTCCTGCCGGACCGGATCGCGCGGCTGGCCAGGGAAGCCGACCCGGCGGTGATCGTCGCCGCACCGCTGGGACCGGATCCGCGGATCGCCAGGCTCGTCCTGGACCGCTACGCCGCCGCCGCGGCCCGGCTCGCCGCCTGA
- a CDS encoding GTP-binding protein — protein sequence MSSLLRLATAGSVDDGKSTLVGRLLYDTKSVLADQLDAVTRASVDKGLSTPDLSLLVDGLRSEREQGITIDVAYRYFATPKRSFVLADTPGHVQYTRNTVTGASTAQLAVLLVDARKGVIEQTRRHAAVLALLGVPNLVLAVNKIDLVGYDETTFTVIAEEFAEHAASLGYERGSVLAVPVSALVGDNVAEKSDKTPWYSGPTLLEHLETVPVAPDPHDSAFRFPVQYVIRPRTADHPDYRGYAGQIAAGTVRPGDEIVVLPQGIRSRVEGIDTADGPLAEAGAGTSVTLLLADDLDISRGDLISAADRQPTVTDEITATLCWLSAKALKPGARVLVKHGTRTVQALVGALHARFDEQTLSSVDDPGTLELNDIGRVTLRLAEEIGVDDYGVSPRTGAFLVIDPKDGDTLAAGLVGERFA from the coding sequence ATGTCCAGCCTCCTCAGGCTCGCGACCGCGGGCAGTGTGGACGACGGGAAGTCGACCCTGGTCGGGCGTCTCCTGTACGACACCAAATCCGTGCTCGCCGACCAGCTGGACGCGGTCACCCGCGCCAGTGTGGACAAAGGACTGTCCACTCCGGACCTCTCGCTGCTCGTGGACGGCCTTCGCTCGGAACGCGAGCAGGGAATCACGATCGACGTCGCGTACCGGTACTTCGCGACTCCGAAGCGGAGTTTCGTGCTCGCGGACACGCCGGGGCACGTGCAGTACACGCGGAACACGGTGACCGGGGCGTCCACCGCGCAACTGGCCGTGCTGCTGGTCGACGCGCGCAAGGGCGTCATCGAGCAGACCCGCCGTCACGCCGCGGTGCTCGCCCTGCTGGGGGTACCCAACCTGGTGCTGGCGGTGAACAAGATCGACCTCGTCGGCTACGACGAAACGACGTTCACCGTGATCGCCGAAGAGTTCGCCGAGCACGCCGCCTCCCTGGGTTACGAACGGGGTTCCGTGCTCGCGGTGCCGGTCTCGGCGCTGGTGGGCGACAACGTGGCGGAGAAGTCGGACAAGACCCCGTGGTACTCCGGCCCGACGCTGCTGGAGCATCTGGAAACCGTGCCGGTGGCGCCGGATCCGCACGATTCGGCGTTCCGCTTCCCGGTGCAGTACGTGATCCGGCCCCGCACGGCCGACCATCCCGACTACCGCGGGTACGCGGGACAGATCGCGGCGGGCACCGTCCGGCCGGGCGACGAGATCGTCGTGCTGCCACAAGGGATCCGCAGCCGGGTGGAAGGCATCGACACCGCAGACGGGCCGCTCGCCGAAGCCGGGGCGGGCACCTCGGTGACCCTGTTGCTCGCGGACGATCTCGACATCTCGCGGGGTGACCTGATCTCCGCCGCCGACCGGCAGCCGACGGTGACCGACGAGATCACCGCGACGTTGTGCTGGCTCTCGGCCAAGGCACTGAAACCGGGCGCGCGGGTGCTCGTGAAGCACGGGACGCGGACGGTGCAGGCGCTGGTCGGTGCACTCCACGCCCGCTTCGACGAACAGACGTTGTCCAGTGTGGACGATCCGGGCACGCTGGAACTCAACGACATCGGCCGGGTCACGCTGCGGCTGGCCGAGGAGATCGGCGTGGACGACTACGGCGTCAGCCCGCGGACGGGCGCTTTCCTGGTCATCGACCCGAAGGACGGCGATACACTGGCGGCCGGACTCGTCGGCGAAAGGTTCGCATGA
- the cysD gene encoding sulfate adenylyltransferase subunit CysD, protein MTTLEPVAAAAQDNLAALESEAIHIFREVAGEFDRPVILFSGGKDSTLLLHLAIKAFWPAPVPFPLLHVDTGHNFDEVIDFRDRVVEQHGLRLVVAKVQDWIDDGRLEERSDGMRNPLQTTPLLDTIAENKFDAVFGGGRRDEERARAKERIFSLRNSFGQWEPRRQRPELWNLYNGRHRPGEQVRVFPLSNWTEADVWNYIAREKVELPSIYYAHRREVYQRDGMWLAEGPWGGPRPEEVVKELTVRYRTVGDGSCTGAIESTAATVDEVIAEVSASRLTERGATRADDRMSEAAMEDRKREGYF, encoded by the coding sequence ATGACCACGCTCGAACCAGTCGCCGCCGCGGCACAGGACAACCTGGCGGCCTTGGAATCCGAGGCCATCCACATCTTCCGCGAGGTGGCGGGCGAGTTCGACCGGCCGGTGATCCTGTTCTCCGGCGGCAAGGACTCGACACTGCTGCTGCACCTGGCGATCAAGGCGTTCTGGCCCGCGCCGGTGCCGTTCCCGTTGCTGCACGTGGACACCGGGCACAACTTCGACGAGGTCATCGACTTCCGCGACCGGGTCGTCGAACAGCACGGGCTCCGGCTGGTCGTGGCGAAGGTCCAGGACTGGATCGACGACGGCAGGCTCGAAGAGCGCTCCGACGGGATGCGCAACCCCTTGCAGACCACGCCGCTGCTCGACACCATCGCCGAGAACAAGTTCGACGCCGTTTTCGGCGGCGGGCGCCGCGACGAGGAACGCGCCCGTGCCAAAGAGCGGATCTTCAGTCTCCGCAACTCCTTCGGCCAGTGGGAGCCGCGACGCCAGCGTCCGGAGCTGTGGAATCTCTACAACGGGCGGCACCGCCCGGGCGAGCAGGTGCGCGTCTTCCCGCTGTCCAACTGGACCGAGGCGGACGTCTGGAACTACATCGCCCGGGAGAAGGTCGAACTGCCGTCGATCTACTACGCGCACCGGCGCGAGGTCTACCAGCGTGACGGCATGTGGCTGGCCGAAGGACCGTGGGGCGGGCCGCGGCCGGAAGAGGTCGTCAAGGAACTGACCGTGCGCTACCGGACCGTCGGCGACGGTTCGTGCACGGGTGCCATCGAATCGACCGCCGCCACGGTGGACGAGGTCATCGCCGAGGTCTCGGCCTCCCGGCTCACCGAACGCGGCGCCACCCGCGCCGACGACCGGATGTCGGAGGCGGCGATGGAAGACCGCAAGCGGGAAGGGTACTTCTGA
- a CDS encoding phosphoadenylyl-sulfate reductase, which yields MTATVDHKTLAERASKELAEATATEALRWTAETFGDDFIVASNMQDAVLIDLATRVKPDVDVLFLQTGYHFPETIGTRDAVQAVYPGVRIVDAQAAQSVAEQDAEHGPKLHERDPNLCCRLRKVVPLRTTLAKYSAWVTGVRRVDAPTRANTPIVTWDDRNGLVKINPIAPWSDDEFRDYVDEHGILENPLVSIGYLSIGCAPCTAKVAPGQDPRSGRWAGQGKTECGLHG from the coding sequence ATGACCGCCACTGTCGACCACAAGACGCTCGCCGAACGGGCCTCGAAAGAACTCGCGGAGGCGACCGCGACCGAGGCCCTGCGCTGGACCGCGGAAACCTTCGGCGACGACTTCATCGTCGCGTCGAACATGCAGGACGCCGTCCTGATCGATCTGGCCACCCGGGTCAAACCCGACGTCGACGTGCTGTTCCTGCAGACCGGCTACCACTTCCCGGAGACCATCGGCACCCGTGACGCGGTGCAGGCGGTGTATCCGGGCGTGCGGATCGTCGACGCCCAGGCCGCGCAGAGCGTCGCCGAGCAGGACGCGGAGCACGGCCCGAAACTGCATGAGCGGGACCCGAATCTGTGCTGCCGGCTCCGCAAGGTGGTGCCGCTCCGCACCACACTGGCGAAGTATTCGGCGTGGGTGACCGGCGTCCGCCGGGTCGACGCCCCGACCCGCGCGAACACCCCGATCGTCACCTGGGACGACCGCAACGGGCTGGTGAAGATCAACCCGATCGCGCCGTGGTCCGACGACGAGTTCAGGGACTACGTCGACGAGCACGGGATCCTCGAGAACCCGTTGGTGTCCATCGGTTATCTGTCGATCGGCTGCGCGCCGTGCACCGCCAAGGTCGCTCCGGGTCAGGACCCGCGCAGCGGCCGGTGGGCCGGGCAGGGCAAGACCGAGTGCGGCCTGCACGGGTGA
- a CDS encoding Insertion element protein: MTERATPYHCPFCGDEDLRPEEGGSWLCSGCRRVFTVKFLGLSFPEVSPG; this comes from the coding sequence ATGACCGAGCGCGCGACCCCGTACCACTGCCCTTTCTGTGGCGATGAAGACCTGCGGCCGGAAGAGGGCGGCTCCTGGCTGTGCTCGGGCTGCCGCCGGGTCTTCACCGTGAAGTTCCTCGGACTGTCCTTTCCGGAGGTGTCACCAGGATGA
- a CDS encoding nitrite/sulfite reductase — MSSPTRETPARTPRTKQKRGEGQWALGYREPLNPNERSKKDDNPLNVRARIENIYARGGFDSIDPGDLRGRFRWFGLYTQRKPGIDGGRTATLEPEELDDRYFMLRVRLDGGALTTDQLAVLAEISQTHARDTADITDRQNIQYHWIRIEDVPTIWAKLEKAGMTTMEACGDSPRVILGSPVAGIAADEIIDGTPAIDEIKRRYIGDPRYSNLPRKFKTAISGQQDVAHEINDIAFVGVNHPEHGPGFDVWVGGGLSTNPMIGQRLGAWVSLDEVPDVWEGVISVFRDYGYRRLRARARIKFLVKDWGVAKFRQVLEDEYLKRELTDGPAPEVPAAQIDHVGVHPQLDGKFYVGAAPVAGRVSGATLLAVAKAAERAGSNRVRLTPHQKLVVLDVPEAEVTGLKTELADLGLHTEPSPWRRGIMACTGLEFCKLAIVETKARAIELVTELEKRLADIQAEIENPVTVHLNGCPNSCARVQTADIGLKGQIVTDEDGKQVEGFQVHLGGGLGLDAGFGRKLRGHKVTASELTAYVETLVRAYLDGREPGERFARWVLRADESVLQ; from the coding sequence ATGTCGTCGCCCACGCGCGAAACCCCTGCCCGCACGCCCCGGACCAAACAGAAACGGGGCGAGGGACAGTGGGCTTTGGGCTACCGCGAGCCGCTGAACCCCAATGAGCGGTCCAAAAAGGACGACAACCCGCTCAACGTCCGGGCCCGGATCGAGAACATCTACGCCCGCGGTGGCTTCGATTCCATCGACCCTGGTGACCTTCGCGGCCGGTTCCGCTGGTTCGGTCTCTACACCCAGCGCAAGCCGGGCATCGACGGCGGCCGGACGGCGACGCTGGAGCCCGAGGAGCTCGACGACCGCTACTTCATGCTGCGGGTCCGGCTCGACGGCGGCGCGCTGACCACCGACCAGCTGGCCGTGCTCGCCGAGATCTCGCAGACCCACGCGCGCGACACCGCCGACATCACCGACCGGCAGAACATCCAGTACCACTGGATCCGGATCGAAGACGTCCCGACGATCTGGGCCAAGCTGGAGAAGGCCGGGATGACCACGATGGAGGCCTGCGGTGACAGCCCGCGCGTCATCCTCGGTTCCCCCGTCGCCGGCATCGCCGCCGACGAGATCATCGACGGTACGCCCGCGATCGACGAGATCAAGCGCCGCTACATCGGCGATCCGCGCTACTCGAACCTGCCGCGCAAGTTCAAGACCGCGATCTCCGGGCAGCAGGACGTCGCGCACGAAATCAACGACATCGCCTTCGTCGGCGTGAACCACCCCGAACACGGGCCCGGCTTCGACGTCTGGGTCGGCGGCGGTCTGTCCACCAACCCGATGATCGGGCAGCGGCTGGGCGCCTGGGTGTCGCTCGACGAGGTCCCCGACGTCTGGGAAGGCGTGATCAGCGTCTTCCGCGACTACGGCTACCGGCGGCTGCGCGCCCGCGCCCGGATCAAGTTCCTGGTGAAGGACTGGGGTGTCGCGAAGTTCCGTCAGGTGTTGGAAGACGAGTACCTCAAGCGCGAGCTGACCGACGGCCCGGCACCCGAGGTGCCCGCCGCCCAGATCGACCACGTCGGCGTGCACCCGCAGCTCGACGGGAAGTTCTACGTCGGTGCCGCACCGGTCGCGGGCCGCGTTTCCGGGGCCACCCTGCTGGCGGTCGCCAAGGCCGCCGAGCGGGCCGGGTCGAACCGCGTCCGCCTGACCCCGCACCAGAAACTCGTGGTCCTCGACGTTCCCGAGGCCGAGGTGACCGGGCTGAAGACCGAACTGGCCGACCTCGGCCTGCACACCGAGCCTTCGCCGTGGCGGCGCGGGATCATGGCCTGCACCGGCCTGGAGTTCTGCAAGCTCGCGATCGTCGAGACGAAGGCCCGCGCGATCGAACTGGTCACCGAACTCGAGAAGCGCCTCGCCGACATCCAGGCGGAGATCGAGAACCCGGTGACCGTGCACCTCAACGGCTGCCCCAACTCCTGCGCCCGCGTCCAGACCGCCGACATCGGGCTCAAGGGCCAGATCGTCACCGACGAGGACGGCAAGCAGGTCGAAGGCTTCCAGGTGCACCTCGGTGGCGGGCTCGGCCTCGATGCCGGGTTCGGCCGGAAACTGCGCGGGCACAAGGTGACCGCCTCGGAGCTGACCGCCTATGTCGAAACGCTGGTGCGCGCCTACCTCGACGGCCGCGAACCCGGCGAGCGGTTCGCCCGATGGGTCCTGCGGGCCGACGAGAGTGTCTTGCAATGA
- a CDS encoding TetR/AcrR family transcriptional regulator — MRQNPERRTALTDAAITVLALEGARGLTYRAVDVEADVPAGTTSNYFRNRDQLLGEVGVRVHERLSAPADVMANPRAESPSRDRVGVLLGELMGRLTAHREPYLALLELRLEATRRPDLSAELTRTIRESIDMSVDWHVAAGMPGGRAEVLLMYLALTGLTVERLTLPEVLADVTDEEVIRIIVDRVLPS; from the coding sequence ATGCGACAGAACCCGGAGCGCCGGACCGCGCTCACCGACGCCGCGATCACCGTCCTTGCCCTCGAAGGCGCACGCGGCCTCACCTACCGCGCCGTGGACGTCGAAGCGGATGTCCCGGCGGGAACGACGTCCAACTACTTCCGCAATCGGGACCAACTGCTCGGCGAGGTCGGCGTCCGCGTGCACGAACGACTGTCGGCACCGGCCGACGTGATGGCGAACCCGCGGGCGGAGTCGCCGTCCCGCGACCGGGTCGGCGTCCTGCTCGGTGAGCTCATGGGGCGGCTGACCGCCCACCGCGAGCCTTATCTCGCCCTTCTCGAACTCCGGCTCGAAGCCACCCGGCGCCCGGATCTTTCGGCCGAGTTGACCAGGACCATCCGCGAGAGCATCGACATGAGCGTCGATTGGCACGTCGCGGCGGGGATGCCGGGCGGGCGCGCCGAGGTCCTGCTGATGTACCTCGCGCTGACCGGGCTCACCGTCGAGCGGCTGACCCTGCCGGAGGTGCTCGCGGACGTCACCGACGAGGAGGTCATCCGGATCATCGTGGACCGCGTCCTCCCTTCTTGA
- a CDS encoding VOC family protein encodes MQLSGFGACVLVDDIAATTAWWKRHLQLTVTIELDWFSSLNVGVPGYEMSFVKRGHKATPEPWRAQEAAGAMVGFMVGDAAAEYERLREEGVKLVTELVDEEFGQRHFYIEDLNGFLIDIIEVIPPSPEWLAANGLA; translated from the coding sequence ATGCAACTCAGCGGTTTCGGTGCCTGTGTGCTCGTCGACGACATCGCCGCGACCACCGCCTGGTGGAAACGGCATCTGCAGTTGACGGTGACGATCGAGCTCGACTGGTTCTCCAGCCTCAACGTCGGCGTTCCGGGTTATGAAATGAGCTTCGTGAAGCGTGGTCACAAGGCCACGCCGGAGCCGTGGCGGGCGCAGGAAGCGGCAGGCGCCATGGTCGGCTTCATGGTCGGCGACGCGGCGGCCGAATACGAGCGGCTGCGCGAGGAGGGGGTCAAGCTCGTCACCGAGCTCGTGGACGAGGAATTCGGCCAGCGGCACTTCTACATCGAGGACCTGAACGGCTTCCTGATCGACATCATCGAGGTGATCCCGCCGTCGCCGGAGTGGTTGGCCGCCAACGGGCTGGCGTAA
- the hemW gene encoding radical SAM family heme chaperone HemW — MPALLPETTTPVESALPESALEGLGTRPFGVYVHVPFCATRCGYCDFNTYTAGELDSGSSPQSWLEGLKREFDLAARVLGNPPAVDTVFVGGGTPSLLGADGLRSVLDAVRDGFGLAPDAEVTTESNPESTSPEFFAGIRDAGYNRISLGMQSAAQHVLKILDRVHTPGRPVAAAEEARAAGFDHVNLDVIYGTPGERAEDLQASLDAVLAAGVDHVSAYALIVEEGTALARRVRRGELPAPDDDVLAADYEMIDRVLASAGLRWYEVSNWAASEEARCRHNIGYWRGGDWWGAGPGAHSHVGGVRWWNVKHPARYAASLAAGDSPAAGRELLTDGDRHLERVMLELRLSEGLPLDALDDDGRAEARAAAAEGLLDQSALDDQRRAVLTDRGRLLADGLVRRLT; from the coding sequence GTGCCCGCGTTGCTGCCCGAAACCACCACACCCGTCGAGTCCGCGCTCCCCGAGAGCGCGCTGGAAGGGCTCGGCACCCGGCCGTTCGGCGTCTACGTGCACGTCCCTTTCTGCGCGACCCGTTGCGGCTACTGCGACTTCAACACCTACACCGCCGGAGAGCTGGACAGCGGTTCGTCGCCGCAGTCCTGGCTCGAAGGTCTCAAGCGCGAGTTCGACCTGGCCGCGCGCGTGCTGGGGAACCCGCCCGCGGTCGACACCGTCTTCGTCGGCGGCGGCACCCCGTCTCTTCTCGGCGCCGATGGGCTCCGAAGCGTCCTCGACGCCGTTCGTGACGGCTTCGGGCTCGCGCCGGACGCCGAGGTGACGACGGAGTCCAATCCGGAGTCCACCTCGCCCGAGTTCTTCGCGGGCATCCGCGACGCCGGGTACAACCGGATCTCACTGGGGATGCAGTCGGCCGCTCAGCACGTGCTGAAGATCCTCGACCGCGTGCACACCCCGGGCCGTCCGGTCGCGGCCGCCGAAGAGGCGCGTGCCGCCGGGTTCGACCACGTCAACCTCGACGTCATCTACGGCACGCCGGGGGAACGGGCCGAAGACCTCCAGGCCTCGCTGGACGCGGTGCTGGCGGCCGGCGTCGACCACGTTTCGGCCTACGCCCTGATCGTCGAAGAAGGCACCGCGCTCGCCCGCCGCGTCCGCCGCGGTGAACTGCCCGCGCCGGACGACGACGTGCTCGCCGCCGACTACGAGATGATCGACCGCGTTCTCGCTTCCGCCGGGTTGCGCTGGTACGAAGTGTCCAACTGGGCGGCCTCGGAAGAAGCCCGCTGCCGGCACAACATCGGTTACTGGCGCGGCGGCGACTGGTGGGGCGCCGGACCCGGCGCGCACAGCCACGTCGGTGGCGTCCGCTGGTGGAACGTCAAGCACCCGGCCCGTTACGCCGCGTCCCTCGCCGCCGGGGACTCACCGGCCGCGGGCCGCGAACTGCTGACCGACGGGGACCGGCACCTGGAACGCGTGATGCTGGAACTCCGGCTGTCCGAAGGACTTCCACTGGACGCGCTCGACGACGACGGCCGGGCCGAAGCCCGCGCCGCCGCCGCCGAAGGGCTGCTCGATCAGTCCGCTTTGGACGATCAGCGCCGTGCCGTGCTGACCGACCGCGGGCGGTTGCTGGCGGACGGCCTGGTGCGCCGGCTCACCTGA
- a CDS encoding TetR/AcrR family transcriptional regulator: MSRPRRRAEKPVLSQELVVKTALDLLATEGLEAVSMRRVAQALETGPASLYAHVANKEELHELMVDHVLAFGPFPEPDPERWVEQAKELLRENVRALTSFPGIAKIAWSIPVPVGANALQQAEAMLAVLRAGGLDLKRALFAADALWLYAKAFAYEGAGWQHGDIDLADQEERGKRMVEYMTSFRPGAFPNLLASGEYFTAETAYERFEFAIDLFLRGLASTAP, encoded by the coding sequence GTGAGCAGGCCCCGGCGTCGCGCCGAGAAACCCGTGCTGTCCCAGGAGCTCGTGGTGAAAACGGCATTGGACCTCCTCGCCACCGAGGGGCTGGAAGCGGTGAGCATGCGGCGCGTGGCCCAGGCACTGGAGACCGGCCCGGCGTCGCTCTACGCCCATGTCGCGAACAAGGAAGAGCTCCACGAGCTGATGGTCGACCACGTCCTCGCCTTCGGCCCGTTCCCCGAACCCGATCCGGAACGGTGGGTCGAGCAGGCGAAAGAACTGCTGCGGGAGAACGTGCGCGCGCTGACGTCGTTCCCCGGGATCGCCAAGATCGCGTGGTCCATCCCCGTACCGGTCGGGGCGAACGCCTTGCAGCAGGCCGAAGCCATGCTCGCCGTGCTGCGCGCCGGCGGCCTCGACCTCAAGCGGGCGCTGTTCGCCGCGGACGCGTTATGGCTCTATGCCAAGGCTTTCGCCTACGAAGGCGCCGGCTGGCAACACGGCGACATCGACCTGGCCGACCAGGAAGAACGCGGCAAGCGGATGGTCGAGTACATGACGTCGTTCCGGCCCGGCGCATTCCCGAACCTGCTGGCTTCGGGTGAGTACTTCACCGCGGAGACCGCATACGAACGGTTCGAGTTCGCCATCGATCTTTTCTTGCGCGGCTTGGCCTCCACCGCGCCGTGA
- a CDS encoding SgcJ/EcaC family oxidoreductase → MTGRQAEVLAVLSELADAWNDGDAAAYASHFTEDADYVTFFGMNMPGRTMIESAHRSLFEGPLKGSKLATGWGEPKVRFIRPDVAIVVSGGGSSLSDDKPEPSRESTLTYVLVEESDGWRVAAFQNTRVSDPATRAS, encoded by the coding sequence ATGACCGGACGACAGGCCGAAGTCCTGGCCGTACTGAGCGAACTCGCCGACGCGTGGAACGACGGCGACGCGGCCGCGTACGCGTCGCACTTCACCGAAGACGCCGACTACGTGACCTTTTTCGGAATGAACATGCCTGGCCGGACGATGATCGAAAGCGCGCATCGATCCCTGTTCGAGGGTCCGCTCAAGGGGTCGAAACTGGCAACCGGCTGGGGCGAGCCCAAGGTCCGGTTCATCCGGCCGGACGTCGCGATCGTCGTGTCCGGCGGCGGCTCGTCGCTGTCGGACGACAAGCCGGAGCCGAGCCGGGAATCGACGCTGACCTACGTGCTCGTGGAGGAGTCCGACGGCTGGCGCGTCGCGGCCTTCCAGAACACCCGGGTGAGCGACCCGGCCACGAGGGCATCGTGA
- a CDS encoding siderophore-interacting protein: protein MAEARRAVSATRLRVLRTERITPHMVRIVAGGEEIASFQPNEFTDAYVKVHFRVPGVTYPEPFDLARVREELPREQWPRMRSYTVRAFDANLGELVLDFVHHGDEGVAGPWAAAAKPGDELLVSGPGGAYAPGAEADWHLLAGDESALPAIAASLEAMPAGVPVHAFLLVEDAAEEQSLTTKGDARITWLHRSRGDDLAAAVRALDWGEGVVQAFVHGEAGFVRDLRRHLLDDRGMRRDLLSISGYWRIGKTDEAWRLEKQAERNA from the coding sequence ATGGCCGAGGCGCGGAGAGCGGTATCGGCGACCCGGTTGCGGGTGCTGCGCACCGAGCGGATCACCCCGCACATGGTCCGGATCGTCGCTGGGGGCGAAGAGATCGCCTCGTTCCAGCCCAACGAATTCACCGACGCCTACGTCAAGGTGCACTTCCGGGTGCCCGGTGTCACCTATCCCGAACCGTTCGACCTGGCACGTGTCCGCGAGGAACTGCCGCGCGAGCAGTGGCCGCGGATGCGGTCCTACACCGTCCGGGCCTTCGACGCGAATCTCGGCGAACTGGTGCTCGACTTCGTCCACCACGGTGACGAGGGCGTCGCCGGGCCGTGGGCGGCCGCCGCGAAACCGGGCGACGAACTGCTCGTTTCCGGACCCGGCGGGGCGTACGCGCCGGGCGCGGAGGCCGACTGGCATCTGCTCGCCGGGGACGAGAGCGCCTTGCCGGCGATCGCCGCTTCGCTCGAGGCGATGCCGGCGGGTGTTCCCGTGCACGCGTTCCTCCTCGTGGAGGACGCCGCCGAGGAGCAGTCGCTGACCACCAAGGGCGACGCGCGCATCACCTGGCTGCACCGAAGCCGGGGCGACGATCTCGCGGCCGCCGTCCGCGCGCTCGACTGGGGTGAGGGTGTCGTGCAGGCGTTCGTCCACGGCGAGGCCGGGTTCGTCCGGGATCTGCGACGCCACCTGCTGGACGACCGGGGCATGCGGCGCGACCTGCTGTCGATCTCCGGGTACTGGCGGATCGGGAAGACCGACGAGGCGTGGCGACTGGAGAAACAGGCCGAGCGGAACGCGTAG